The nucleotide window gacgcgtttcatatcAATGGTAATGCCGTTCTTgtcacattgattttgactacgcattactccgtttacctgatcaagatatagggctaacagCGGGTATGGccggtccacaggggatgcttgatGTTTATTCAtactaggcacctgctcccaactcctgtatgtccaggggtccgtgtttgccgtgTTTGCCGTATGTTGTGACCGGTAAGAAattatgataaatataaataaacaccagcagaaagaataaaaactattttgatATAGGAATAGAAAGGAAACATAATAAGGTCAATGAGCACCACGTATAGAGCAACCTTTgcgttacatgtacatcacccCCAGTTTGCGATAGTCAATCCCAGCCACCATCACAAACATCCATCCCATGAGCTTTGTAGAAAACAGATATTATATTGGTCTTTAGCTCTATgctttttcatttgaaaaataacaatTGTTAATCATGGGCCCGGTATAATTTGAATTCTCTGGGGAAAATTGCATGAAgcgtgtgacggtacatattatCTTCAGCGATATGTATACGTGTATACAGATACGTACCCGTATGGTAAACATTGTCGTCCGTCGGCACATAGTATCTCCGACAACAAATTGTGATGGGACGAAGTGCATACTGTCCACGTAGGCAATAGtccataggaatatattgtctccGGCCGCAATAAATGGAAAACTGGGGACACAATAACGATAGCGGTATCTATATAGCTGTGGTTGGATTCTGACATGCTTCATGCCAACAAATATTTGGAATTCTTGTGCGATTCCAATACTATTTTTAATGGAGGCCGTGGTCGCCCTTTCGTCAATATCATTAAATGAGTGCATGTTTGACTCGTTTCATTTCATCTACTTGATAGCGTAAAGATAAACAATTTAACATCTGTGTAATATGGAAATGAATGTAtcctttgttttcattttcgtAGTATCATGCAGGTACCATAGAACTATCAAGTTCTTTCTCTTTCTCACGTGTACTCGCTATATTGCGTAACCAGAACAAAATGATGTTTAATCCTTTAAAAAGGATCTATAATGTTCTTAATCAAGAGAAAAAGGATACATACGATTGTGTTATATAGTCTAGATgtgtaaaacaaatttaaacTTATTTCAATAAGTCTTATTCATGCTCGAAATATGTGGATCAATACCTGATGCAGCAAATGTACATTTAAATAATTGTAAGTGTGTCGGGTAGATATTGTCGCTGTATACACACATCATCGCCGACGGCAATATGCATAGAAAAAGCTGATCTGGACGAAATACGTGCCAATGGACGATAACGTGTGTTAAAgaggcattagctgtgaaagtgatggcaaaccaatttttttcaaaatctctcaatggcatggGAATATACATTAATGGCtaataaaaacttttatttgaacaaaaacaagagaaacctaataaaactacgttagataactgtgtttactgtaaaaaaaatattcaaggaAGAAATATTGTCTTGCAacaaaacaattacataatcaTGTGTCTGCATTGATGGTAGAAAGTGTTTAGAATTAATTAATACTGGTGTTATTGCTGAAATATATCAGATGGGGCTAACTTTAATGGAATTCAGTTTTTGGTGGTATGTACATGTCGCCgtcgacaatatgtaccgtcacagaATGGAACCGACTTTCGTACGAAAAATAAAATCTGGCTCTTCTCCTGCATTCGTTCGAATGGTAGCATCGTCAACATTTTACAATCCATGCAATTATTCAAACTAGAACACAAATCTCGAAAAAATTCTTATTTCATCGAACAAATTATTTGACATTCATATCTGTACACATTTAAACGTACACATTTGCATTCACATTAACTACATACTACGAGATACATGAACACTGATTATATTTTACAAGTTTCAGATAAAGGTTAATTTTACAGGGAACACTAAACAAGGCATTTCCTATCAAAGTTCCCTTTGCAAGAGTTTTTAAAAACCGTTTTGTATTCCATCTTAAAGTTTTTGCTAAAAATAGGAGATTGAAATTAAAGTAAAGTTGATCACTATGTTGACAACACTGAAACTGGGACCCATGACCATTATATTCACAGCATTCCCATCATATACCTCTGGCATAGAGTAGTTTTATACTTCTCTATGAGgtttatacaataaaatgacTATACGCCCTTCAGCATAAAACACGCTACCTACATGTAGGCTATAGCTCAAGGGCGGTTAGTTATATTAACATTCGAATCCTTCATGACCAGCTTTTGTAGTAATTTGCAAGCCCGTTCCAAGCGTCTTTATAATGTTGATTGATTATCGTCTGCCAGGAATGGCGGAGACAAGACAATGGACCAGACTTGTTTTATAATATAATAAGACActtgttaatatttatttgggCAATAATCGTGTTTTCAGTCCCTTTGTAAGACCTGCTGACCTCAGGTTAAAGCCCTCAGCCAACAAAATGACCATTGGCCGCCCTCACCGGTCGCGGTAATTCAGTGgcagagcgttcgcttcgtaaccgggaggtcgtgagttcaagtcCCGCTTGTGCAATGACCACGCCAACCCCAAGACAataatataggtagtgattgctccttcgctaaacgctcagcatttagaagttagaatcacgggtctttcgaatatatacggcaggcgttggcacgttaatgaatcctcactgctacggccctgagcgatAAGCATGAGTcttttgtggtacttcacctagcTGGTGAAGTCTCCATAGGAGTGCAAAATTCTCAACGAGACGTAAAAACAACGACAGACAAATATTGCCCGCCCTCATACTTGTACCCATTTAATAACTGTGAACGGTATACATCAATTTCTATATGGCAACTATCTCAGAAATAATTTAAATCGGCGCATAAAGTCGGATTCTTGCCTACCTACTAAATAACTGAATAAGGTATTGATGACGTTGTTGTTACTTGGAATAGTTATACAATCAATAAGTGACACTTGACAACTGCCATAGACCGAATTCTTGTTGATTTTTTCGCCGATGAGGATGAAGGAGCCAAATTGTAATACATTATGAACACtatattaaaattttctatctttcaaacaaaaaatcaacaacaagaaacttaaaaaatatctaatataGATGTACCCAcagtttattcaaaattacCCAGTAGATGTAGTAACAGTCGCTGCTATCTGCTATAATGCTCTATCGTCAGATCATATAACCTAATGTTGATGGCATTGTATATCTGTCAATACAGTGATTGCATTAACAAATCAAATAATTCCTATTAGACCTTTCAAGGACTGGTCAAACCACTCAATGAGCTGATCGAAGAACTCTTACACACATGCctaatatttcatgaaaagcGCTTATCTTGCGCGAACTATTTGattcataattcatatcatGTTAAATACCTACGGGACGTAAACAAATTGTTGGTTGATGGCAAATGTGGGGCTTTTTCGTGGAAATGTTGATTTCAGAATCGTATATGTCTATTTCAGAatggtagatacatgtatatgttgattTCAGAATGCTAGATATGTTGATTTCAGAATCgtaaatatgtttatttcagaataGTAAAATAtggtgtgggttttttttcagaatagtaaaatatggggttttttttcagaATAGTAAAATATGGGGTTTTTTTCAGAAtagtaaaatatgtttatttcagaatCGTAGAGATGTTTAAGATACATTCATTTCAGAAATAACCTCGACCGAGAGAAAGCAATCCATAAATGTACATTGCACATACTTAAATTCTCCATTACGACAGATTAATAATTAATGACGGTTTCAATAGCAAAATTACTTGTCATTCTTGTGATGGAGGAATTAGTTACTATAGCAACAACTTGCCGGTATTGAAAACATTCGCATTGTGCCACGTTTCTCAAATACACTAGTAGTGTATTTGTCGGATGTTGGGTTGTTtaatttttctgttttgttttgttttcctttttttggaatgaaaatgtgaagataattagcagtgataaatctcataaatcccacaaaaatacaaaattaagagttgggcacacccctggacacaccagggccCAAGACCATAAaatgagaatagacttaagtcaaaatttgaTTGCTTATATCTGAAGATTCATCCAGCACAGATGATTAAAAACACTGcaggtttataaaaaaaaattcaaatgcaaacatatcctgaaaattttatttctttttgaaaattatttcaaaagttaagtGGATTTTGAATTTAgtcttaagtctattctcagtttatggtcttgaggccagaggtgggatcaggtgcctaagaggagtaagcacccctgttGACccgttacacccgccgtgagccttatttcttggtaattcgtagtcaaaatcagtatccATCATAATTCCTAATTATTTGTTGTATTTGTGATAGGCTATTTTATGGCtttctataatttttaaaaatctatttgaaaataaaatgcaatCAACTTATCGTTTTTATTCAATCAAGAATCTGCAGGGCAAGAACGTCTTAAAATGCTATATTTCTTTTTCCTTATAATCTTAGATTTTTTAACACTGtgttttttattctttctttatttcattttatttttgttgttttctgtTATAAATTGGAGGTGATAATAGAGTCATCATCAATCAATTAAATGTTTGCTCTCtatgaaatgaatttaagaattcAAATCTCTCGCTAAAAACAATATAAACGTGATTCAAAATATGATAAGAATGATTTACAAGGTCAAGAGTTCAAAACATTTGACACAGTCTCTGAGATTGTAGTTATTGAGCTAACCtgagaaatgtattatatatattgcatGTACTCATCGATGATAAGGGGTATGAAATATCgtcctggttttttttttttatatcatcatCCTAATTCATGTTTACTTTCCTCCTGTGTGTCTCGTGACCCGGAAGTTCCCTTCCCGTATGACATCAACGAGCTTGTCTCTTTTTCCGCTGAATTCCGTAAAGCGTCACGATGCGGACACGATAGACTTGGCAAACAAACATCCAATTTATGAACGTTGTTACTAACTTCCGATTTGTCTGCAATAGATTCTAACGCGTCTTTTGTAAATAGTCTCCTGTAAACGTTGTAGAATCTCGTCAGCATCTCCTTCCGCAAGACAATGTAGATCCATGGATCGAGTATTTGGTTCCAGGTAGCGAAACGTATGGCCAAAAGATCAGAGGGGAAATTAGGGGTATGTAGCTTCGATACGTTTGTGAAGACTCtgatctgaaaataaaattaaaagataGCCGTACATGTGAATGAGATGAAGACATCCTAGGAGTAAATGTTGTAGTTGTTCGCATCAATAGGGCGCTAAGAAAAAATTGAAACCACAGGGTCAGTTCTATAATTGGTGAAGTCGGAACAGATTATATAAAGTACCATCATACAGCCATTGTTTCCATACCCACCCCCTCTCAATACAAAGAGCCTGATTCACATTTTGAACTCCAACTGTTTCTTTTCTAACTAGACAAATCCTTATGTCaagataaatacatgtttaaCTGAACAAAAGTATTGCAGAAATGTAACTCAACATTTACTGAACTGAAATGGACGTGCAAAATTTTGCACATGTACTAGTGTACTGGAAGGTGTAATTTAGCAGGCAGGTAGTATTCTGTTTTAAAGTGATAAGTTTGTTTTATATAGTCTTTTTCATCTACTTTTCATCGTGGTTTTCTTAAGGCAAATATTCAAGAATGAATGCTTTGAGAATTATGATATTACattaagaaaaaatatgaatttctcTGCCACTCTCAAACCATCACGTCctgtggagatccgggttagaataggtcctcagtacccccttgcttgtcgtaagaggcgactaatggggcggtccttcggatgagaccgcaaaaaccgaggccccgtgtcacagcaggtgtggcacgataaagatccctccctgctcaatggccataagtgccgagcataggcctaaattttgcagcccttcaccggcagtggtgtcGTCTCCATATAAGTAAAATATTCCCAAGAACgtcaaacaatattcaattaatcagtCAACCAAATCATCGCAAGAAGAAccgaaaagaaagaaagaaagaaaaatagatagatagatagatagatagatggataGAGGGAgggatagatatatagatagatagatagatagatagatagatagatagatagatagatagatagatgtagaaataaaaataaagtaatATCATTACCACAAAATGAACAAACAAATGATGGAATAACCGAGCGCTAAGATTGGTAAGAAATAAGACAATCTTTCAAAACTAAATGTTAATTATTGGTTAGTGTAAATTACCATTAATGGCATCCAACAACAGGCGAAGGTCAACAAAATGGCTATGATGAAGGTCATAATGAAAATCTCATTTCTCCTGGCTCGTTTTTGGCCTCGTCTGCTTCTGATCCTCATAGAATTTCCCCTCTGTGTGCTGTTCACCTCTTTAGCTATCGCGACTAGCACGAGGATATTGATAATGCTTGAAATGAAAATCGTCAGGATTCCTAGAGACGCGTAAAGAATGGAGAATGCAATATCCGTCAAAGTGGTGCCAAAATAATCGAAAAAGCACCAGGTACACGGGAAGTGACGTATGTTATGGCCCAAGCGAAAAAGTGGAAGACTTGCGATCAAGAAAGCGAAGATCCAAAGCGAGGCTAGGATGACATGAACTCTTCGTCTTTTCTCCAGAGTTTTATACATGAACGGGAACCACACGGCAAGAAATCTGTCCACCGACATTGAAGTGGCTATCAACATTGTTGAAACACTagacaaaatcaaaacaaaggACATGTAGTCACAAGTCGGTTGTCCGCCTACCCACTGGAAGTCGTTACTGTAGACCACAAAGGCAAGAGGTGAACTCGACAAAATTCCGAAAAGATCAGTGGCGGCGAGTCCTCCTACAAGTCGATAGAACACACTCCAGTGGTGGGTGTTTGAATGCCGGACCAAGAGGAAGATTGCAAATAGGTTTCCGCCAACACCGAGGCAAAACATAACGGCAGACGTTGTCACCGAATGTGTTTCTGAGAGGCGCTTGGTGAGATTACGTAAGTCTTCCGTATAACAATATCTACCTGCCATTGTTCAGTATAAGGAAAACAAGTGACTTGTTTCCCCTCAGTAAGCCGGAAAAGTAGTGCACAACGGAAGCAGAAGTTAATGAAATACAAGCCCGTATCGTAAGATATCGCGCTTATAGCGGCTAGTCACGAAAGGCAATCGAGTAACATCATAACTGAAAAATAAGAAGCCCGGGGCTTTCGTTTATCTCAGAGATAAGCATTCAACTCCTCATTGTTTCTCCCTCTTCTTCACAACATCAAACAAACAATCGTAAGTAGTTGTCCATATTAGTTATCAAATATCCCTAAAAGCCGTTCCCAGTCTGCAGAGAGCTTAATAGCTTTTTATTGGTACTTCTAATTGGTTGTGATTAGCGTTGCATGGCGTCGGGCGCCGTCTACTCAGGGGCATCTTTGAACAGCTGCGTGACTGTTGTACATATACAATGTGTGTCGAGATCAATAACTCTTATTGATGTTATAGGGGGCTTCTTACACTGGTCTTCTCTGGATATTCGGTTTATGGTTGATATATCTGACACTTTGTTGTAATCATTTACAGGTTTCCTGAAACAAATagtgttaacatttacatttatCTTGAAAACGAATGGATTGAGAAATTAGATCTGCATAATTATTCCTTTTTAATagtgagatatacatgtaatatatgaagCATTACAATAGATGCATGTAGAATATTTAATCCATACATTCTGTACAATCGCTATCATGATTTTGTGTGCACACTGCAACCCCGCCTccttaaaaatagaaaatatttttctgtaaTATTCCATGTCCCTAAAATTCAAATAAgagtatttcattcataaacagattttttttcatgCAGACAGAATCTGGTTAAAGGTGCATTAgatgtgaaagtgatggcaaccactTTTTTCAGATTCTCTGAATGGTATGGGAATTTACATTAATGACTATTAAAGATTTATTGTGTACAAAAAGAAGAGAAACTCgaaataaactacatgtatgttaaacttttagtgttaagaaatatataaggatgAATTACTGTCTAGCAAGTCAATAATTATCTAATCACCAAAATATATTCACgtgcctgctttgaggttaaaaagtgtttgaaattattaattactggtgttattactgaaatatataagatgGGGCAATTTCCATTGAATTCAAGTTAAGCTCTTCCGGTACATACACTTGTATATAGTTAAGAATCGACTTTATCGTTCAGTACCTGTTTAGGGGTAGGATGAGATGAGATGAGATGGGGGCGGGCGGGGGGGTTGCCTGTACATGGGGTAGGGTGAGATGAGGGTGGGAGTTGTGCCTGTACATGGGGTAgggtagctgcaataatgtagccctatctgatttctttattctgacgttttcgggatagggctacaattccataggatctccgtaatggtgcaaaataattttatgaatgacCGATGATAAGCTCCGTGTTTTAgccccaaatgttgtttacaccaaaaggagtaccaacttgtTGCTCTGGCATGTCtgataaaggtgtttttcattaaatatcatgtacagcatgcaaaatttttcgtctgctccgccatggttgttatcgcgagatcttgtaggtggatctactgagAAACCTAAACATTGATCATCAGcacgaaaatgtagttactcaagccatttcgacaaagaaaggaaaaccaTATGGTTGAAAAAAGAATTAACACTCCGCTGTTCGCTTTTTAActtaatatcaaattcaaaccttttcaataccgacgaaatagctttctcctccgtactcgtactttgatgtaaataatatttgatatggcatatgcaaatacatgtaacttgacaatcggaagttgaaacttcagtacatcaaacatggcgcacaaatatgaaacGAGAAAagggaatttatcgaaattatTGAGAACGGTAGAGTAGgacctcacaaatcgtaagctgcaagttgtaaatttagatattgacacagaaacataaaatatcattttatttacataaagaAGTCAGCAAATGtatagaatgatcgaaaatgttgcgggagtgaatcagtcccgcatttgcaccattacggagatcctaaggagttgtacaTAGCATAGAGATTTTTTGTTGAATATAATCCTAGGGACTGTCTGTTGTATATAATTCTAGAGATTGCCCGTTGTATATAATTCTAGAGACTGCACGTTGTATATAATTCTAGGGATTGTTCGTTGTATATTATTCTGAAGATTGACCGTTGTATATAATTCTAGAGATTGGCCGTTGTATTTAATTCTAGAGATTGTCCGTTGTATATAATTCTATTGATTGTTCgttgtaaataattataaaGATTGTCCGTTGTATATAATTCTAGAGATTGTCCGTTGTATTTTATTCTAAAGATTGTCCGTTGTATATAATTTTAGAGATTGTCCGTTGTATATAATTCTAGAGATCGTCCGTTATATATAATTCTAGAGATTGTCCGTTGTATATAATACTAAAGATTGTCCGTTGTGTATATTTCTAGAGATTGCCCGTTGTATATAAATCTAGAGATTGCC belongs to Ostrea edulis chromosome 7, xbOstEdul1.1, whole genome shotgun sequence and includes:
- the LOC125656268 gene encoding prostaglandin E2 receptor EP4 subtype-like; its protein translation is MAGRYCYTEDLRNLTKRLSETHSVTTSAVMFCLGVGGNLFAIFLLVRHSNTHHWSVFYRLVGGLAATDLFGILSSSPLAFVVYSNDFQWVGGQPTCDYMSFVLILSSVSTMLIATSMSVDRFLAVWFPFMYKTLEKRRRVHVILASLWIFAFLIASLPLFRLGHNIRHFPCTWCFFDYFGTTLTDIAFSILYASLGILTIFISSIINILVLVAIAKEVNSTQRGNSMRIRSRRGQKRARRNEIFIMTFIIAILLTFACCWMPLMIRVFTNVSKLHTPNFPSDLLAIRFATWNQILDPWIYIVLRKEMLTRFYNVYRRLFTKDALESIADKSEVSNNVHKLDVCLPSLSCPHRDALRNSAEKETSSLMSYGKGTSGSRDTQEESKHELG